From a region of the Etheostoma cragini isolate CJK2018 chromosome 20, CSU_Ecrag_1.0, whole genome shotgun sequence genome:
- the si:ch1073-416d2.4 gene encoding coiled-coil domain-containing protein 42 homolog encodes MTPSSLPVLDYSDPRLKLTVQNRIRNIFVTQSEDSRHRKEDNVNHIPVVTETSSRVLEAGVNTLQKTLVLKKQAELDEVDLQLTLKRKEFKNCVEALAQRRSELEIKQQQTIEKARKFEKFVAENEVKRRRALKKYEAARELNIAKQREIEDLTEQLKQLRARHQVLKERMAKYKIYEDYLMKTLDYLPSTYLDNGSESLVMPIIRRHETLSISHRELLQRLGRLEEEVDHGQRQLQIMKQEHSIKKLMANKELSELQSELETLKEKNKQAEVNLLMEQGLSREKVEEVGCLLMAINDLAEQCYLAAYGPLESMNILTRMDMVKEYIQDKADTEMRARRLMESGSAMTSRTALMDKRERAMKSVGIKTQIKSSS; translated from the exons atGACGCCTTCTTCCCTTCCTGTTTTAGATTACAGCGACCCGCGTCTAAAACTCACGGTGCAAAACAGAATTagaaacatttttgtaacacaATCGGAAGACTCCAG ACACAGGAAAGAGGATAATGTCAACCACATACCTGTTGTGACAGAG ACTTCAAGCAGAGTCCTTGAGGCAGGAGTGAACACTTTGCAAAAGACCCTGGTTCTGAAGAAGCAGGCTGAGTTGGACGAGGTGGACCTGCAACTCACACTCAAACGGAAAGAGTTTAAGAACTGTGTGGAGGCTCTAGCTCAGAGAAGGTCTGAACTGGAAATAAAGCAACAGCAG ACTATAGAGAAGGCGAGGAAGTTTGAGAAGTTTGTGGCTGAAAATGAAGTTAAGCGTCGCCGAGCATTGAAGAAGTATGAGGCTGCACGGGAGCTGAACATtgcaaaacagagagagatagaagaTCTGACAGAACAGTTGAAACAACTGAGAGCCAG ACACCAAGTTTTAAAGGAGAGAAtggcaaaatacaaaatctaTGAGGACTACTTGATGAAAACACTAGATTATCTTCCCAGCA CTTACCTTGATAATGGGTCTGAATCTTTGGTTATGCCCATCATTCGGCGCCACGAGACCCTGTCCATCAGCCACCGGGAGCTGCTGCAGCGTTTGGGGCgactggaggaggaagtggaccATGGGCAGCGACAACTGCAGATCATGAAGCAGGAGCACAGTATTAAAAAATTG ATGGCCAATAAGGAACTGTCTGAACTCCAGAGTGAGCTAGAAACCCTCAAAGAGAAGAACAAGCAGGCAGAGGTTAACCTGCTGATGGAACAAGGCCTGTCCAGAGAGAAG GTTGAAGAAGTGGGTTGCTTGCTTATGGCCATTAACGACCTTGCAGAGCAGTGTTATCTAGCAGCATATGGACCTCTGGAAAGCATGAACATACTGACAAGGATGGACATGGTGAAG GAGTACATCCAGGACAAGGCAGACACAGAGATGAGAGCGAGAAGACTGATGGAGTCGGGGTCTGCCATGACAAGTAGAACAGCTTTGATGGACAAAAGGGAGAGGGCAATGAAGAGCGTTggcattaaaacacaaattaaaagttCAAGTTAA
- the LOC117936278 gene encoding ubiquitin thioesterase OTUB2-like, giving the protein MEAGSLVSCREDISSLFPEHTSGAKYKDLSSQFSTVRQVRGDGNCFYRALCFAHLESVLHNARALQRISVVNVVEQCQADEQEDTLLRLFNEQMTSDSVVQYLRLLTSAHLQNQADFFCNFVEAPNLLVYCHQEVEVMAMECDHVDILALSQALDICIHIVSMEGDEEQLAHHVIPEGAEPSLHLLYQTSHYNILYPRLRH; this is encoded by the exons ATGGAGGCAGGCAGCCTCGTCTCATGCCGAGAGGACATTTCTTCGCTGTTTCCTGAGCATACGTCGGGTGCCAAATATAAA GATTTAAGCAGCCAATTTTCCACCGTCAGACAAGTGCGCGGAGATGGAAACTGCTTCTACAGAGCCCTCTGCTTCGCACACTTGGAGTCAGTCTTACACAATGCCAGGGCTTTGCAGAG GATCTCT GTTGTTAATGTTGTGGAGCAGTGCCAGGCTGACGAGCAGGAAGACACGCTGCTCAGGCTCTTCAATGAGCAGATGACGTCTGACAGCGTGGTGCAGTATCTCAGGCTGCTCACTTCAGCACACCTGCAAAACCAGGCAGACTTCTTCTGCAACTTTGTGGAGGCGCCCAATCTCTTAGTCTACTGTCATCAA GAAGTGGAGGTCATGGCGATGGAGTGTGATCATGTGGACATCCTAGCTCTGTCACAGGCCCTGGATATTTGCATCCACATCGTCTCTATGGAGGGTGATGAAGAGCAGTTGGCTCACCACGTCATTCCAGAGGGTGCTGAACCCTCCCTGCACCTCCTCTACCAAACGTCACATTATAACATTCTCTACCCACGGCTTCGACACTGA
- the ddx24 gene encoding ATP-dependent RNA helicase DDX24, with translation MKTKKMKPRNKRLSSGLLKPAKRSIHVKGKWEAVELDPILFSEEGLEGLVCFEELKDYRLIDSEKAAANAPKELKREKKKKKTKKRKASEGEEAGEKVDIEIKEGEQTAEPAKKKAKKKNKKKKLTAKELDQPDNTYSEVIQNDVVAGEDAGGNKTSKEDASKDTSIISESDAQSKPTKKSNKNKKKKQQKKDEIPEAQPNQESLSELQALEKEKSTQDKLTKAPQNKKLMKNWTNAAHSGCYDQNADVSAWKDLFVPSPVLKALSSLGFSSPSPIQALALPPAIRDRMDVLGAAETGSGKTLAFGIPMIHAILEWKNGSEKPVDNNTEVESLYLPTVDESTREEDKEDTMEAEGEEGESDTERDQGDTDEHGSDEEHDEDERLGCVHVTENAEFDFNLTAEEAPAGGRSQPLLGLVLTPTRELAVQVKHHIDAVTKFTDIKTAILVGGMAQQKQRRMLNRRPEIVIATPGRLWDLIQERHPHLLNLRQLRCLVIDEADRMVERGHFAELESLLEMLNTVQFNPKRQTFVFSATLTMDHSLPTRLLQKKKKNLDQRNKLEVLMEKVGIKSKPKIIDLTRKEATVETLTETRIHCQKEEKDFYLYYFLLQFPGRTMVFANSIDCIKRLNSLLVILDCTPLPLHANMHQKQRLKNLERFAERDSCVLLTTDVAARGLDIPNVEHVIHYQVPRTSETYVHRSGRTARATKEGLSLLLIGPDDMMNFKKIYKALGKDEELPMFPIEIKCMEAIKERVNLARKIEKIEFHNGREKQHNSWFRQAAEALEVDLDDDLLIGRAGDEEGDREQQKMVKGMKKHLKHLISQPVFKNLIKTRYPTQMGKLSLPHMPLAGRESALNKVSIQEKEKKTKKGVPPQQKKHKEAAVTC, from the exons ATGAAGACAAAGAAGATGAAGCCCCGAAACAAGCGTCTGTCCTCCGGACTGCTAAAGCCAGCCAAACGGAGCATCCATGTGAAAGGCAAATGGGAAGCTGTGGAGCTTGATCCCATTCTCTTTTCCGAAGAGGGCTTGGAGGGTCTGGTGTGTTTTGAAGAGCTGAAAGATTACCGATTAATAGACTCTGAGAAAGCTGCAGCTAATGCACCAAAGGAACTgaaaagggagaagaaaaagaagaaaacgaagaaaagaaaagccagCGAGGGAGAGGAGGCTGGAGAGAAGGTAGACATCGAGATTAAAGAAGGTGAGCAAACAGCTGAACCAGccaagaaaaaagccaaaaagaagaataaaaagaagaaactgaCTGCAAAAGAATTGGACCAACCAGATAACACTTATTCAGAAGTGATACAGAATGATGTGGTTGCAGGTGAGGATGCAGGGGGGAATAAAACCTCTAAAGAAGACGCTTCGAAAGATACATCAATTATTTCAGAATCTGATGCCCAATCAAAACCCACAAAGAAGAgtaacaaaaataagaaaaagaagcagcaaaaaaaggaTGAAATCCCAGAGGCACAGCCAAACCAGGAGTCTCTATCAGAACTGCAGgctctggaaaaagaaaaatctactCAAGATAAATTGACAAAGGCCCCCCAAAACAAAAAGCTGATGAAGAATTGGACAAATGCAGCCCACTCTGGCTGTTATGACCAAAATGCTGATGTTAGTGCATGGAAGGACCTGTTTGTTCCCTCCCCTGTGCTGAAGGCACTGAGCAGTCTTGGATTTAGCTCACCGAGCCCTATACAAGCCCTGGCTTTGCCTCCAGCTATCAGGGATCGTATGGATGTACTGGGGGCGGCTGAGACAG GAAGTGGGAAGACATTGGCTTTTGGTATTCCCATGATCCACGCCATCCTTGAGTGGAAGAACGGTTCAGAAAAACCTGTTGATAACAACACTGAGGTGGAGAGTTTGTATTTACCAACTGTAGATGAGTCCacaagagaagaagacaaagaggacACCATGGAGGCTGAGGGAGAAGAGGGTGAAAGCGACACAGAGCGGGATCAAGGTGACACAGATGAACACGGCAGCGATGAAGAACATGATGAGGATGAGAGGCTAGGCTGTGTTCACGTAACTGAAAATGCAGAGTTTGACTTTAACCTTACTGCTGAAGAAGCACCCGCAGGTGGTCGCAGTCAGCCTCTGCTTGGACTGGTGCTCACTCCCACCAGGGAGCTGGCTGTTCAGGTCAAACACCATATTGATGCTGTGACAAAATTTACAG ACATCAAAACGGCAATACTTGTGGGTGGAATggcacaacagaaacaaagaaggaTGCTAAACCGAAGACCAGAGATCGTTATAGCCACTCCAGGTCGTCTGTGGGATTTGATCCAGGAGAGGCATCCACATCTGCTGAATTTAAGACAGCTCAG GTGCCTGGTCATTGATGAAGCAGATCGCATGGTGGAGAGAGGCCACTTTGCAGAGCTGGAGAGTCTGCTGGAGATGCTGAACACCGTGCAATTTAATCCCAAGAGGCAAACGTTTGTGTTCTCCGCCACACTGACCATGGATCACAGCCTGCCCACCCGCCTcctgcagaaaaagaagaagaatctgGACCAGAGGAACAAGCTGGAAGTTCTCATGGAGAAAGTTGGCATCAAGTCCAAACCCAAAATCATTGACCTGACCAGGAAGGAGGCAACTGTGGAGACCCTGACTGAGACCAGAATCCATTGtcagaaggaggagaaggactTCTACCTTTATTACTTTTTGCTCCAGTTTCCTGGCCGCACCATGGTGTTTGCCAACAGCATAGACTGCATCAAGAGACTGAACTCCCTGCTGGTTATCTTGGACTGTACTCCACTGCCTCTTCATGCCAACATGCACCAGAAACAACGCCTCAAAAACCTGGAAAGGTTTGCTGAGAGGGACAG TTGTGTATTGCTGACTACTGATGTGGCAGCTAGAGGACTGGATATCCCCAATGTTGAGCATGTTATTCACTACCAG GTTCCTAGGACATCTGAGACTTACGTCCACCGGAGTGGCAGAACAGCGAGAGCCACCAAAGAGGGTCTGAGTTTGCTGCTAATAGGCCCAGACGACATGATGAACTTCAAAAAAATCTACAAGGCTCTCGGGAAGGACGAGGAGCTTCCCATGTTCCCCATAGAGATCAAATGCATGGAAGCCATCAAG GAGCGGGTGAACTTGGCAAGAAAGATAGAGAAGATTGAATTCCACAACGGCAGGGAAAAGCAGCACAACTCCTGGTTCAGACAAGCAGCAGAGGCCCTGGAGGTGGACCTGGATGACGATCTTTTGATTG GCAGAGCTGGGGATGAGGAAGGGGACAGAGAGCAGCAGAAGATGGTGAAGGGGATGAAAAAGCATTTGAAGCATCTGATCTCCCAGCCTGTATTTAAGAATTTGATAAAGACCAGGTACCCCACTCAAATGGGAAAGCTCTCCCTGCCTCACATGCCTCTAGCTGGGAGAGAAAGTGCCCTCAACAAGGTTTCAATacaggagaaggaaaagaagacaaagaaaggtGTCCCACCCCAGCAGAAGAAGCACAAAGAAGCAGCAGTGACATGTTAA
- the si:ch1073-416d2.3 gene encoding protein Z-dependent protease inhibitor — MAVHKMKMGFMFLVTYMCFLAPVHQAQLASATISDLSFKNMDFAINLYRNISSYHDKNIFFSPLSISTSFAALLMATDGVTHEEILKGLNLEELERADQPELIPTLFQLLHEGIAQNGSLKLDQGMALFMRPQFAVKEIFKGKIKTFFDADIKSVDFADTKGSISFINEYIKHKTEDKVTEMISTVDAMTQLMLINTIFFQGAWQMPFNPNLTENAPFYIDNYNIVQVPMMFLEDKFYSMEDGPLGARVLKLPYQEGVSMLILLPNKGMDYTVIDDGITADRFLSWIKKLQKIKLEVNMPKFKMEESYSLHNILPDMGMASIFSNHANLTKLSKEEGLKVSEVLHKAVIEVDETGTTAAAATTTGIIAYSLPRTFTVNRPFFFFIYHEETNCILFMGRVIDPTTN; from the exons ATGGCCGTACACAAAATGAAGATGGGATTTATGTTTCTTGTCACCTATATGTGCTTCCTCGCTCCAGTCCACCAAGCGCAGCTTGCAAGTGCCACCATCTCAGACCTTTCCTTCAAAAATATGGACTTTGCCATTAACCTATACAGAAATATATCCAGCTATCATGACAAGAACATCTTTTTCTCACCTCTGAGCATTTCCACCAGCTTTGCGGCTCTCTTAATGGCTACTGATGGTGTCACACACGAGGAAATACTGAAGGGACTCAacctggaggagctggagcGGGCTGACCAGCCAGAACTTATCCCAACACTCTTTCAACTCCTTCATGAGGGAATCGCACAGAATGGCTCACTGAAACTGGACCAAGGCATGGCCCTCTTTATGCGCCCGCAGTTTGCGGTGAAGGAGATATTTAAAGGCAAAATCAAGACGTTTTTTGACGCTGACATCAAAAGTGTAGACTTTGCGGACACAAAAGGGAGTATAAGCTTCATCAATGAGTATATCAAGCACAAGACTGAAGACAAAGTGACCGAGATGATTTCCACCGTGGATGCAATGACCCAACTCATGTTAATCAACACAATTTTCTTCCAGG GAGCCTGGCAAATGCCTTTCAACCCCAATTTAACTGAAAATGCACCATTCTACATTGACAACTATAACATTGTGCAAGTGCCGATGATGTTTTTAGAGGATAAGTTCTACTCCATGGAAGATGGTCCTCTTGGTGCCAGGGTGCTGAAGCTACCGTACCAGGAAGGTGTTTCCATGCTTATCCTGCTTCCCAACAAAGGCATGGACTACACTGTAATTGATGATGGGATCACTGCTGATAGGTTCCTCAGCTGGATCAAAAAGCTGCAGAAAAT CAAATTGGAGGTCAACATGCCCAAATTCAAGATGGAGGAGTCATATTCCCTGCACAATATTCTACCAGACATGGGCATGGCCAGTATCTTCAGCAATCATGCCAATTTGACAAAGCTGAGTAAGGAAGAAGGGCTCAAAGTGTCTGAG GTGCTGCACAAGGCTGTCATCGAGGTAGACGAGACAGGgaccactgcagcagctgcCACAACAACTGGCATTATTGCATATTCCTTACCCAGAACCTTCACTGTCAAcagaccttttttctttttcatatacCATGAAGAAACAAACTGTATTCTGTTCATGGGCAGGGTTATTGACCCCACCACAAACTAG